From one Dysidea avara chromosome 9, odDysAvar1.4, whole genome shotgun sequence genomic stretch:
- the LOC136267806 gene encoding cyclin-K-like isoform X2, which produces MALCWYFSKTDIQSCTPSRKDGIDITTETRYRKEGVKLIVNASTNMGLRYDTQATSVVYFHRFFMLQSFKQFNRWVVAMSCLLLAGKVEETPKKSKDVLKQAKSLLSDHQFAKFGSDPREELFTHERILLQTMKFDLQVEHPYSYILKFGKQLKGDKMKLQKIVQMAWTFVNDSLGTTLCLQWESPAIAIAFLFLAARLSKYDLQAQAVCKTKSWWRQFIDTIDVHDLEVMFWICMEKKIQYRVNSQAMLLEDQTHQEVSVNIQTTVNILIPVIHLTNLSHNLLFCSLLCKHNKVHHMFKNLLCQDNNL; this is translated from the exons ATGGCGCTATGCTGGTACTTCTCAAAAACAGACATACAAAGTTGTACCCCATCACGGAAGGATGGCATAGACATCACTACAGAAACAAGATACAGGAAGGAGGGAGTAAAGTTGATAGTGAACGCTAGCACTAACATGGGACT TCGTTATGACACTCAAGCTACAAGTGTAGTATATTTCCACAGGTTCTTCATGTTACAAAGTTTCAAACAATTCAACAGATGG GTGGTTGCTATGAGTTGTTTATTGTTAGCTGGTAAAGTGGAAGAGACTCCCAAGAAGAGTAAAGATGTGTTAAAACAGGCAAAGTCTTTGTTATCAGATCATCAGTTTGCCAAGTTTGGGAGTGATCCTCGG GAGGAGTTGTTCACACATGAAAGAATATTATTACAAACCATGAAGTTTGACCTTCAAGTGGAACACCCATATTCTTATATCCTCAAGTTTGGAAAACAGTTGAAAG GTGACAAGATGAAGCTTCAAAAGATTGTTCAGATGGCATGGACATTTGTTAATGACAG TCTGGGTACTACACTGTGTCTACAGTGGGAGTCACCAGCTATTGCTATCGCTTTTCTCTTCCTTGCTGCTCGACTATCCAAATATGACCTACAAGCTCAGGCAGTGTGTAAGACAAAGAGTTGGTGGAGACAATTCATTGATACCATTGATGTGCATGATTTAGAAG TCATGTTTTGGATTTGTATGGAGAAAAAGATACAGTACAG GGTCAACAGTCAAGCAATGCTGCTAGAG GATCAGACACACCAGGAGGTATCAGTCAACATTCAGACAACAGTCAATATCCTAATACCAGTTATTCATCTCACCAACCTATCACACAACCTACTATTTTGCAGTCTATTATGCAAGCACAACAAAGTGCATCACATGTTCAAAAACCTTTTATGCCAGGACAACAACCTGTGA
- the LOC136267809 gene encoding probable U3 small nucleolar RNA-associated protein 11 has translation MSSFRNANKSQRRTYKERAQPAHRKHLGLLEKHKDYVLRARDYHKKQEQIKILQEKARNRNPDEFYHKMINSSMESGRHIQRTSKKLTKTVDHKLMMTQDINYVQMKLNIERKKVERLESEQLHLTKEHQNTRLIFVSSSDEEETSNETTQPSQHQLVTEQDVESNCKELEQRRWRVKELQRVTGKMQIQKQLMGKGKCMKCKAGDDQPTFYKWKKERKK, from the exons ATGTCGTCATTTAGAAATGCTAACAAGTCTCAAAGGAGAACGTATAAAGAGCGTGCACAA CCAGCACATCGGAAACACCTGGGCTTGTTAGAAAAGCACAAGGATTATGTGTTAAGAGCTAg GGATTATCACAAGAAACAAGAACAAATTAAAATACTACAAGAAAAA GCAAGAAATAGAAACCCAGATGAATTCTACCACAAAATGATCAATTCCTCAATGGAG AGTGGTCGTCACATACAAAGAACATCCAAGAAGCTGACAAAAACTGTTGATCACAAGTTAATGATGACGCAGGATATCAACTATGTTCAAATGAAACTGAACATTGAACGGAAG AAAGTGGAGAGACTAGAGAGTGAACAGCTCCACTTGACAAAGGAACATCAAAACACTCGTCTGATATTTGTTAGTAGTAGTGATGAAGAAGAAACATCAAATGAAACAACTCAACCATCACAACACCAGCTGGTCACTGAGCAG GATGTAGAAAGTAATTGTAAGGAGTTGGAACAGAGAAGATGGAGGGTAAAAGAACTTCAGAGAGTTACTGGTAAAATGCAGATACAAAAGCAACTGATG GGTAAAGGAAAATGTATGAAGTGTAAAGCTGGAGATGATCAGCCAACATTTTACAAGTGGAAGAAGGAACGCAAGAAATGA
- the LOC136267806 gene encoding cyclin-K-like isoform X1, whose translation MALCWYFSKTDIQSCTPSRKDGIDITTETRYRKEGVKLIVNASTNMGLRYDTQATSVVYFHRFFMLQSFKQFNRWVVAMSCLLLAGKVEETPKKSKDVLKQAKSLLSDHQFAKFGSDPREELFTHERILLQTMKFDLQVEHPYSYILKFGKQLKGDKMKLQKIVQMAWTFVNDSLGTTLCLQWESPAIAIAFLFLAARLSKYDLQAQAVCKTKSWWRQFIDTIDVHDLEDICSHVLDLYGEKDTVQGQQSSNAARGSDTPGGISQHSDNSQYPNTSYSSHQPITQPTILQSIMQAQQSASHVQKPFMPGQQPVMHVQQPGIRMHQPIMQAQQATIPMQQPGIPVHQSIQSQQPPVIHGHQSNLQLQQQTQQQLSNIPLSQRITLLPTPMVGSPSSNPVQQQQQQQMIPVPSLPGNNIALSNQLPSQYVTHNHQ comes from the exons ATGGCGCTATGCTGGTACTTCTCAAAAACAGACATACAAAGTTGTACCCCATCACGGAAGGATGGCATAGACATCACTACAGAAACAAGATACAGGAAGGAGGGAGTAAAGTTGATAGTGAACGCTAGCACTAACATGGGACT TCGTTATGACACTCAAGCTACAAGTGTAGTATATTTCCACAGGTTCTTCATGTTACAAAGTTTCAAACAATTCAACAGATGG GTGGTTGCTATGAGTTGTTTATTGTTAGCTGGTAAAGTGGAAGAGACTCCCAAGAAGAGTAAAGATGTGTTAAAACAGGCAAAGTCTTTGTTATCAGATCATCAGTTTGCCAAGTTTGGGAGTGATCCTCGG GAGGAGTTGTTCACACATGAAAGAATATTATTACAAACCATGAAGTTTGACCTTCAAGTGGAACACCCATATTCTTATATCCTCAAGTTTGGAAAACAGTTGAAAG GTGACAAGATGAAGCTTCAAAAGATTGTTCAGATGGCATGGACATTTGTTAATGACAG TCTGGGTACTACACTGTGTCTACAGTGGGAGTCACCAGCTATTGCTATCGCTTTTCTCTTCCTTGCTGCTCGACTATCCAAATATGACCTACAAGCTCAGGCAGTGTGTAAGACAAAGAGTTGGTGGAGACAATTCATTGATACCATTGATGTGCATGATTTAGAAG ATATTTGTAGTCATGTTTTGGATTTGTATGGAGAAAAAGATACAGTACAG GGTCAACAGTCAAGCAATGCTGCTAGAG GATCAGACACACCAGGAGGTATCAGTCAACATTCAGACAACAGTCAATATCCTAATACCAGTTATTCATCTCACCAACCTATCACACAACCTACTATTTTGCAGTCTATTATGCAAGCACAACAAAGTGCATCACATGTTCAAAAACCTTTTATGCCAGGACAACAACCTGTGATGCATGTACAGCAACCTGGAATACGGATGCACCAACCCATCATGCAAGCTCAACAGGCTACAATACCCATGCAACAACCTGGTATACCAGTCCATCAGTCAATACAATCCCAACAACCACCTGTAATACATGGACACCAGTCAAATCTACAACTCCAACAACAAACACAACAACAATTGTCAAACATTCCTTTAAGCCAGAGGATCACACTACTACCAACACCAATGGTAGGGTCACCATCAAGTAACcctgtacaacaacaacaacaacaacagatgATACCAGTGCCATCTTTACCAGGGAACAATATAGCACTATCTAACCAACTACCTTCCCAATATGTTACACACAACCACCAGTAA